Proteins found in one Pyrus communis chromosome 15, drPyrComm1.1, whole genome shotgun sequence genomic segment:
- the LOC137718230 gene encoding pentatricopeptide repeat-containing protein At1g09900-like: protein MDLMVPVKQTPDGFCSFHRVGTQGTRKTGKFGATVCGKVGPIKPSSGRLFVGCRARFLVLSDSIQCRIQDGYQKHRRKRVLAVSKVETFSSNGRLQNVEYAPHGGLNGMDSSNGFEEFESNNHLRRLVRNGELEEGFKFLENMLYRGDMPDIIACTSLIRGFCKSGKTKKATRIMNILEDSGAVLDVITYNVLISGYCKAGEIDNALRVLDRMSVSPDVVTYNTILRTLCDSGKLKQAMEVLDRQMQRQCYPDVITYTILIEATCKESGVEQAMKLLDEMRSKGCKPDVVTYNVLINGICKEGRLDEAIKFLNGMPSSDCQPNVITHNIILRSMCSTGRWMDAEKLLAEMVYRGCSPSVVTFNILINFLCRKGLLGRAIDILEKMPKHGCTPNSLSYNPLLHGFCKEKKMDRAIEYLDIMVSRGCYPDIVTYNTLLTALCKDGKVDIAVEILNQLSSKGCSPVLITYNTVIDGLSKVGKTERALELLHEMRKKGLKPDVITYSSLVGGLSREGKVDEAIKFVHDLEDAGVKPNAITFNSIMLGLCKAKQTCRAIDFLAYMVSRGCKPTEATYTILIEGVAYEGLAKEALELLNELCYRGVMKKSSAEQVAVKM from the coding sequence ATGGATTTGATGGTACCTGTGAAGCAAACCCCTGATGGGTTTTGCTCATTTCACAGAGTTGGTACGCAGGGGACAAGAAAGACTGGTAAATTTGGAGCTACGGTTTGTGGTAAGGTTGGTCCCATCAAACCCAGTTCTGGGAGGCTCTTTGTGGGCTGCAGAGCTCGGTTTCTTGTTCTCTCTGATAGCATTCAGTGTAGAATACAGGACGGTTACCAGAAACATAGGCGAAAGCGTGTACTTGCTGTGTCGAAAGTTGAAACGTTTAGTTCCAATGGTAGGCTGCAGAATGTTGAGTATGCCCCACATGGGGGTTTGAATGGAATGGACTCTTCCAATGGTTTCGAAGAATTTGAGAGTAACAATCATCTCCGCAGGTTGGTTAGAAATGGGGAATTAGAAGAGGGATTTAAGTTTCTAGAGAACATGCTTTATCGCGGTGATATGCCGGATATTATTGCGTGTACGAGTTTAATCCGGGGGTTTTGTAAGAGTGGAAAGACAAAGAAGGCGACTCGGATTATGAACATTCTAGAAGACTCCGGGGCTGTCCTTGATGTTATAACTTACAATGTCTTGATCAGTGGCTACTGCAAGGCTGGTGAGATTGATAATGCTTTGAGGGTTTTGGACCGGATGAGTGTTTCTCCAGATGTTGTTACGTATAATACAATTTTGCGTACTTTGTGTGATAGTGGGAAATTGAAGCAAGCAATGGAAGTTCTTGATCGACAGATGCAAAGGCAATGTTATCCAGATGTGATTACATATACCATACTGATCGAAGCAACTTGTAAGGAAAGTGGGGTTGAGCAGGCGATGAAGCTTTTGGATGAGATGAGGAGCAAAGGATGCAAGCCTGATGTGGTCACTTATAATGTTCTTATAAATGGAATTTGCAAGGAAGGACGGTTGGATGAAGCAATCAAATTCTTGAACGGCATGCCATCATCTGATTGCCAACCAAATGTCATTACCCACAATATTATTTTGCGTAGCATGTGCAGCACCGGGAGGTGGATGGATGCTGAGAAACTTTTAGCTGAAATGGTTTACAGAGGCTGTTCTCCCAGTGTTGTTACTTTCAATATTTTGATTAACTTCTTGTGCCGGAAGGGTTTATTGGGTAGAGCAATTGACATTTTGGAGAAGATGCCTAAGCACGGTTGTACACCAAACTCCTTGAGTTACAACCCATTGCTTCATGGCTTTTGCAAGGAAAAGAAGATGGATAGGGCGATTGAGTATTTGGATATAATGGTTTCTCGTGGCTGTTATCCTGACATTGTAACCTACAATACTTTGCTCACAGCTTTGTGCAAAGATGGAAAGGTTGATATCGCAGTTGAGATACTTAATCAACTAAGTAGCAAGGGTTGCTCTCCTGTTCTAATCACATACAACACAGTAATTGATGGGCTCTCAAAGGTGGGGAAAACAGAACGTGCCTTAGAACTTTTGCATGAGATGCGCAAAAAGGGTTTAAAGCCCGATGTAATTACTTATTCTTCTCTTGTGGGAGGGCTTAGCAGAGAAGGAAAGGTTGATGAGGCAATTAAGTTTGTCCATGATTTGGAAGATGCGGGCGTCAAGCCGAATGCTATCACTTTTAACTCCATCATGTTGGGGCTTTGCAAGGCTAAGCAAACTTGTCGTGCAATTGATTTCCTCGCTTATATGGTATCTAGAGGATGCAAACCTACTGAAGCAACATACACAATTCTCATTGAAGGCGTAGCTTATGAAGGGTTAGCAAAAGAGGCTCTGGAGTTATTGAATGAATTGTGCTACAGAGGGGTTATGAAGAAAAGCTCTGCTGAACAAGTGGCAGTCAAGATGTAG
- the LOC137717175 gene encoding uncharacterized protein yields MYNPAKKKLDVRTVSYRFVGFPDKSKGYRFYASNLSNRIFESNDAKFIEDKEASSNFQAASVLEFEDQGEISEGKSHGETFDSQQPMVEFQIEDFDLQSSTPITNVNTPISIVNAASTSSHASTSQPLQAYVNERRVMPQRVRRSTIPNDYFMYFQEVDMNEGISDDPVTYQEAMSSSQSKLWQEAMNDELKSMQTNNV; encoded by the coding sequence ATGTATAATCCTGCTAAAAAGAAATTGGATGTGAGGACAGTTTCTTATCGTTTTGTAGGATTTCCTGATAAATCAAAGGGATACAGATTTTATGCATCAAATCTCTCAAATAGAATTTTTGAGTCCAACGATGCCAAGTTTATTGAAGATAAAGAAGCATCGAGTAATTTTCAAGCAGCATCAGTCttggaatttgaagatcaaggtGAAATAAGTGAGGGTAAAAGTCACGGGGAAACTTTTGATTCTCAACAACCTATGGTTGAATTTCAGATTGAAGATTTTGATTTGCAAAGTAGCACACCTATTACAAATGTCAACACACCTATTAGCATTGTTAATGCAGCTTCTACTTCATCACATGCTTCAACTAGTCAACCATTACAAGCATATGTAAATGAAAGAAGGGTGATGCCACAAAGAGTTAGGAGGTCAACAATTCCAAATgattattttatgtattttcaagaAGTTGATATGAATGAAGGCATATCGGATGATCCTGTCACTTATCAAGAAGCTATGAGTAGTTCTCAATCTAAATTATGGCAGGAAGCAATGAATGATGAGCTGAAATCCATGCAAACAAATAATGTTTGA
- the LOC137717176 gene encoding oligopeptide transporter 2-like — MDTPATALEVEADAITEIEEEDKNGDDVSSVEQVRLTVSNQDDSSLPVWTFRMWTIGIFSCFLLSFLNTFFSYRTEPLVISMISVQVASLPIGRFMARTLPRRKFWIGGKSFSLNPGEFNIKEHVLISIFANAGSGFGNGPAYAVGIVNIIKAFYGRKISFFASWALVITTQVLGYGWAGIIRKYVVDPAGMWWPSSLVQVSLFRALHEKDKNRMSRGKFFLIALVCSFSWYAVPGYLFTTLSIISWICWIYPKSIRAQQIGSGYRGLGLGSFTLDWSVISSYLGSPLISPFFAIANVTVGYIVVMYVIIPIAYWRLNLYNAKNFAIFSSHLFDSDGQIYNVKGIVNDQFQIDMPAYEKQGYINLSVFFAITYGLGFAAVISTLTHVALFNGRDIYERYQSSYSGKIDIHTKLMRKYRDIPSWWFHVLLVVSFVFSLALCIFMKDEVQMPWWGLVFAAGIALIFTLPISIITATTNVTPGLNIITEYVMGLILPGYPIANVCFKTYGYISMSQAISFLSDFKLGHYMKIPPISMFVVQCIGTIVAGTVNIGTAWWLLTTVENICNTDLLPDTSPWTCPNDSVFFTASVIWGLVGPRRIFGSLGLYGGLNWFFLVGALGPVLVWLLHKAFPSQKWIAYINLPVLFGATAVMPPATTVNFNSWIVVGIVFNYFVFRYRKKWWQRYNYVLSAALDAGVAFMGVLIYICLTINNVSISWWGTADHDHCILSTCPTSKGIEPGHACVFP, encoded by the exons atgGACACCCCAGCCACCGCCTTAGAAGTGGAGGCCGATGCTATAACCGAGATCGAGGAGGAGGACAAGAACGGTGATGACGTGTCATCGGTCGAGCAGGTCCGTCTAACGGTCTCCAACCAAGACGACAGTTCCCTCCCTGTATGGACGTTCCGTATGTGGACTATAGGCATATTCTCGTGCTTCCTCCTCTCATTCCTCAACACCTTCTTCTCGTACCGCACGGAGCCGCTCGTGATATCAATGATTTCCGTGCAGGTGGCAAGTCTGCCGATCGGGAGGTTCATGGCTAGGACGCTACCGAGGAGAAAGTTTTGGATTGGTGGGAAGTCATTCTCGTTGAACCCGGGAGAATTTAACATAAAAGAGCACGTGCTAATTTCGATATTTGCAAACGCCGGATCTGGGTTTGGGAACGGACCGGCGTATGCGGTTGGTATTGTGAATATAATCAAAGCGTTTTACGGTAGGAAGATATCCTTCTTTGCAAGTTGGGCACTTGTGATTACAACACAG GTATTGGGGTATGGGTGGGCTGGTATTATCAGAAAGTACGTGGTGGATCCGGCGGGGATGTGGTGGCCTAGTAGTCTCGTTCAGGTTTCTTTGTTCAG GGCTCTGCATGAGAAAGACAAAAATCGAATGTCCAGAGGGAAATTCTTTTTGATAGCACTGGTATGCAGCTTCTCTTGGTACGCAGTGCCGGGCTACCTCTTCACAACTCTCTCAATAATTTCATGGATTTGTTGGATTTACCCTAAGTCCATAAGAGCTCAGCAAATCGGCTCAGGCTACCGTGGACTTGGCCTTGGGTCATTTACCCTAGATTGGTCGGTCATATCCTCTTACTTGGGGAGCCCATTGATCAGCCCCTTCTTCGCCATTGCCAACGTCACCGTCGGATACATCGTCGTCATGTATGTCATCATTCCGATTGCCTACTGGAGGCTCAACTTGTACAACGCAAAGAATTTTGCAATCTTCTCTTCGCACTTGTTTGATTCCGACGGCCAAATATATAATGTCAAAGGAATTGTGAATGACCAGTTTCAGATTGACATGCCTGCCTATGAAAAACAAGGATACATAAACTTGAGTGTATTCTTTGCCATAACATATGGTCTTGGTTTTGCTGCTGTTATATCAACCCTCACACATGTGGCTCTATTCAATGGAAG GGACATATATGAACGATACCAATCGTCATATAGTGGAAAGATAGATATACACACCAAATTAATGAGGAAATACAGGGACATACCCAGCTGGTGGTTTCATGTTTTGCTTGTGGTGTCGTTCGTATTCTCTCTAGCATTGTGCATTTTCATGAAGGATGAGGTGCAAATGCCATGGTGGGGACTCGTTTTTGCAGCAGGAATTGCATTGATTTTCACACTTCCAATCAGCATAATAACTGCCACAACAAATGTG acACCAGGACTAAACATCATCACGGAGTACGTCATGGGTTTGATACTACCTGGATATCCGATAGCCAATGTATGCTTCAAAACTTATGGATACATAAGTATGTCACAGGCAATTTCATTTTTGAGTGATTTTAAGTTAGGTCATTACATGAAGATTCCTCCCATCTCCATGTTCGTAGTTCAG TGCATAGGAACTATAGTAGCCGGAACAGTCAATATTGGGACAGCATGGTGGCTGCTAACTACAGTGGAAAACATATGCAATACTGACTTACTCCCTGACACTAGTCCTTGGACTTGTCCTAATGATAGTGTCTTCTTCACTGCATCTGTGATTTGGGGTCTGGTTGGACCAAGACGAATCTTCGGCTCTCTCGGACTCTACGGAGGACTCAACTGGTTCTTCCTGGTAGGTGCACTCGGACCTGTCTTGGTATGGTTGTTGCACAAAGCTTTCCCTAGTCAGAAATGGATCGCCTACATCAACCTTCCAGTGCTTTTCGGAGCAACAGCTGTGATGCCACCAGCTACAACTGTGAACTTCAACAGCTGGATTGTGGTCGGAATCGTTTTCAATTACTTTGTTTTCAGATACAGAAAGAAGTGGTGGCAGAGGTACAATTATGTTCTTTCTGCTGCCCTAGATGCTGGAGTGGCTTTCATGGGggtgcttatatatatatgtttaaccATAAACAATGTAAGCATTTCCTGGTGGGGTACAGCAGACCATGACCACTGTATATTGTCTACTTGTCCAACATCCAAGGGCATAGAACCCGGTCATGCTTGTGTATTCCCTTAA